From Nicotiana tabacum cultivar K326 chromosome 15, ASM71507v2, whole genome shotgun sequence, the proteins below share one genomic window:
- the LOC107826879 gene encoding F-box protein PP2-A13 gives MGSSLSFLLMPRVSTTTSPPANSGLGDLPESCVASVMVYLDPQEICKISMLNRAFRDASSADFVWESKLPLNYGSLIDRVFVDDDENFPTNLCKRDVYARLCRPNYFDGGTKKVWLDKGTGRVCLSISANGLAITGIDDRRYWSRIETDESRFQSVAYLQQIWWFEVDGEVDFPFPVGSYSIFYRLQVGRASRRFGKRICNSEHVHGWDKKPVQFQLSTSDKQQATTQCYLKEAGKWKYHHVGDFVVTGSTETMKVKFSMTQIDCTHTKGGLCVDSVLICPSEFTERLKRF, from the exons ATGGGTTCATCTTTATCTTTCCTCTTAATGCCACGTGTATCCACCACCACCTCGCCGCCGGCGAATTCCGGTCTCGGAGACTTGCCGGAGAGTTGTGTAGCCTCAGTTATGGTGTATTTAGACCCACAAGAGATCTGTAAAATCTCAATGCTAAATCGTGCTTTTAGGGACGCTTCTTCTGCTGATTTTGTATGGGAATCTAAATTGCCTTTGAATTATGGCTCTCTTATTGATAGAGTctttgttgatgatgatgaaaatTTTCCTACCAATTTGTGTAAAAGGGATGTTTATGCTAGGCTTTGTCGACCCAATTATTTTGATGGTGGCACAAAG AAGGTTTGGTTAGATAAGGGAACAGGACGAGTTTGTCTATCCATATCTGCAAATGGATTGGCGATAACGGGCATTGATGATCGGAGATATTGGAGTCGTATTGAAACAGATGAATCTAG ATTTCAGTCCGTTGCATATCTCCAACAGATTTGGTGGTTTGAAGTCGACGGAGAGGTTGATTTCCCATTCCCAGTAGGGTCCTATAGCATTTTCTATAGGCTGCAAGTTGGACGTGCCTCACGGAGATTTGGAAAGCGAATTTGCAACTCGGAGCATGTCCACGGATGGGATAAAAAACCAGTACAGTTCCAGCTTTCGACGTCAGACAAGCAGCAAGCCACAACCCAGTGTTACTTGAAAGAAGCTGGAAAATGGAAATACCACCATGTAGGAGACTTTGTTGTCACAGGATCTACAGAAACCATGAAAGTTAAGTTCTCCATGACACAAATCGACTGCACACACACCAAAGGTGGACTTTGTGTAGATTCTGTGCTAATATGTCCGAGCGAGTTTACAGAGAGGTTAAAGCGTTTTTAA